CAAATAATAGCTAAAACTCATATTCAATCTCCATTCAGCTTTCTTTTTACAATCGCCGGATTCCCTACCGCAAGTGAATCATCGGGCAGGTCTTTTGTTACCACACTTCCTGCACCGATAATGCAACGATTGCCGATAGTAACTCCCGGACAAATAATAGCACCACCGCCTATCCAACAATCATCTCCTATTGTTACTGGGTGGGCGCTCTCAACCGGTTGGCGACGATCCAGATAGTTCATCGGATGTTGTGGCGTATAAATTTGCACTGATGGGCCAATCAAGGTATGATGTCCAATTTTAACAGGTGCTCCGTCAAGAATTACACAATTAAAATTAATAAAGACATTTTCGCCTAACTCAATATTATAGCCATAGTCACAATAAAAAGGAGGACAAACCATAGCGGTCGAATGGCTATTGGGAAGCAGCTCATCCAAGGTCACCCGCAAATCTGGGGATCCCAAATATAACGTATTTAGTTTTGCGATCAGCACCTTTGCTTTTGAAAGTTCAGCCATCAACTCCGGATCGGAAGTGTTTGCCAGCTCTCCATTTCGCATCTTTTCTTTTTCCGTCGCCATTTTGTATTAATTTATAAAAGGATCAAAAACATATCAATCAGAGCATAGAGGTTATTCTATCATCAACAACACACTTGCATCGCTCAATGTTTCACGATTCAATCAATTGGTAAAAACAGGCCGCTTTTCATTAGATAATTCAGCATTGAAAGAAAATCCTTCCCAGCTGAACCCTTTCAAATCTTCAGACTTCTCAATACGGTTTTTCAGAATAAATCGGGTCATCTCACCCCGCGCCATCTTTGCATAGATAGTTACGGTTTCAAGTTTCCCATTTCTCCACATTTTAAATTCGGGTGTAACAACCGTTATTTCTTTTTCCATTCTTTTCCAGTCAAACGAAGGCTGCACATCCATACTAGCCAGATTAACCAGCACTCCTCCACTCGCACGAATCTCTTCAATGAAAGGAGTGGCAAGTCTTGACCGCCAAAAATCAGACATCGTCACACCACCAAGTTCCGGAAGCTTCACATCATATTCCATACGATAAGCCTTTATTCTGTCCAGCGGACGCAACATTCCGTAAAAAGGAGAAGCAATGCGTAGATGTTTCTGCGCATAAAAGAAATCTGAATCCGTAAAATCGGACGGAGCAATGTGCTGAAATACCATCCCTGTATATGCCAATAAAGCAGGACGAGCAGGAGTCTCGTCGGCATGAAACACTTCAATTCTTTTATAGGTCTCGATTGCTAGTTTCGGGCTAATTTTCAACAATCCTTCCAACCGATCGATCGAATAGCTGGCCATATACAAGGCTATCCGGGCGGCCTCATCGGCAAACCAAGGTTTGGTACCATAAGGCGCCTGCCTCGACAGGCGCGTATTGATAGTTTTAGCGGGTGAAATTAGAATCTGCATAAGCTATACTATTTAAGAAACATCTTACCAACTCTACTGGTAAAGCGTTGCAAGTTACAAAATAGAACAATAATTTATCAAAAGAAAAGCAATTGAATCGTTCCAAAACATAAGTTTTTCGGTTGTATTGTACTTCCTTATTCATTTTTAAGGACGTACCAGAAAAAAGAAAGAGGATGTCGCCCTATTTAGACATCCTCTTTTTCAGTTCTACTTATATAATAGCTGTCTTATTTAATTCTCCTGCAAAATAAGAAGCCATCCCTGCTTACTTTTTACAGGAATTGTATCGTTCACTCCAAAAGGTACCGCCTGCTGAAAGTCCTTAATTTCAGGGGCATCCAAGATGGTATTCCCGGGAGTCAGCCCTAAGGTCTTCCAGTCGAACGAGAGTTTAATATTTTGATCTTTATCATTAAAGTTGCCAATGGCAATAAGAGTTTGCTTCCCCTTGACATATACGGTGGCTTTCACGTTTGCATGGCTGGTTTTCACAGGAGACTCTTTATCCCAGTAACCAATCATTTTGGCATCGGTAATACCGAATGTTTTCCAGAGATTCCATACCGGACGTGGCGAAAACTCACCATAGGAGTTTCTCTATATACTATTCCCCAATAGCGCTTGCCTCCATCTTGAAGGATCTAGGCCATTTGTCTAAAGGGAATTCCGGGAACAGTTACAAACCATAAATGAAGAGGTATAAAAATTTATTCTGTTTTTCCTGATTATTTCATATCTTTGCAAAAAAATTTTTAGAAACAAAAGAATTATGGAAACAGTTGTTAGTGGAATTCGCCCAACGGGTAACCTGCATTTGGGCAACTACTTTGGAGCAGTGAAGAGTTTTCTGCAGATGCAGAACGAATATAATTGTTATTTCTTTATAGCAGACTGGCATTCCCTTACGACTCATCCTAAACCAGAAGATATCGTAAAGAGCGCCCGCACTATCCTTGCGGAGTATCTCGCTTGCGGAATCGATCCGGATAAAGCAACCATCTACATACAAAGTGATGTAAAGGAAGTGTTGGAACTTTACCTGTACCTCAACATGAACGCTTATCTGGGAGAACTGGAGCGTACCACTTCTTTCAAGGAAAAAGCCCGCAAACAACCAGACAATGTGAATGCAGGACTGCTGACTTACCCAACTTTGATGGCTGCAGATATTCTTATCCATAAAGCAGTGAAGGTACCAGTAGGAAAAGACCAGGAACAAAACATGGAAATGGCCCGCAAATTTGCTCGCCGTTTCAATACTATATACGGAACAGAACTGTTTCCCGAACCGGCTTCTTACTCACTGTCGGATAAAGCAATCAAGGTTCCAGGACTGGATGGTTCAGGAAAGATGGGAAAATCGGAAGGCAACTGCATCTATCTGATGGATGATGCCGAAACTATCCGCAAGAAGGTGATGAAAGCGGTAACCGATGCAGGACCTACAGTGCCCAACAGCGAAAAGCCCGAAGTGATTCAGAACCTCTTTACTTTCATGGATATCGTTTCAACAAAAGATACTTATAATTTCTTTAATGAGAAATACAACGACTGCTCTATCCGTTATGGAGATATGAAGAAACAGCTGGCAGCAGACGTTATTGCCTATACCGAACCTATTCGCGAACGCATAATGGAATACTCTTCCAATACTGAACTGCTTGCAAAGATTGCCAAACAAGGAGCTGAGAAAGCACAAGAAAGTGCAGCTAGAACGCTGAAGGAAATCAGAGAGGTAATCGGATTCCGCGAAATCTGATAATTCACACAACACAAATATATGGGGGCTATTTTTATAGCCCTTTTTTTGTTATCCCTACCCCACTACCGGTTTCATACAGCACTATCACGAGTAACGAAATCAACGGAATAAGTCCGGCAAAAGAAAAGGATAGCACACAACCTTACTAACAGGATATTTGTTCCTCCTCAGTGGATTAGTGGTGCTACTGGCAAGAACTAATCTGTTATACAGGAAGAACTAACCAAAACAGCGGCAATGATTAGTCCAATCATGTACATGTTCCTCTCCAATCTTGTACAGGTTTGGATTCAATCTTGTACATGATTACCTCCTAATCTTGTACAAGATTGGGGTAATAGTCTGTGTTGGCAGGATTAATTCATTGCCCAGTTTCTCTAATCGTTGGATTTTGGTTGACTAATGTTATTCTAAATTCTGTAATGGGTTGACCAATGAATTCTTAACACTAATTGATGTTGTCTTTCATATTTATAACACAGATAATCAGCTACATAATGCGATACGATTACCTACAGTGGTGTAGATGGTGCAGAGAAAACGACTGTTTTCGGTTTCAGAAAATGAAATTTGAAAATTCTTCAAAAAGATTTTTTTTCAAATATGAAATTTTGAAACCGAAAAAAGGGCTATTTTAGTACACCATCTACACCACCATTTTAAATAAAGAACTTTAGGCTGGGTTCCCATTGTATTTTTTCGATTAAAATTCAGCGATTTCAAATTCCACCTCAGCCTCACAATCATTTTCTTGCTCTCGGCAATGCCCAACTGAGCCTTGATACTCACTACCTGCTTCAAAAATAGCGAAACAGGTTCAACAGTCTCGACAATGGCCAACCTGCCTTTGAGATACCCTATCTACCAGGTTGCCAAGAACCAAACATTACCCCCATAACCGCTTGATAGTCTTAACTATACATCCAGACTTGTAAATAATTTTAGTGTCAGTAGTGTCAGTAAAAATAAGGTTTATCCAGTTTCAGATAATGAAAAATAAAAATTCTTCAAAAAAGATTTTTTTCGATTTACGATTTACAGAACGAGAAAAAGAATGTTTTCTCTGCCACACTACCACTAAAAAACTTTACATTTCTCTTACATAGGGAGGTATAGTTGCTTTATCAGCCTCAACTTTTGAAGCTTTTATGCTGTTTATCAGAAGAATAGAAATCAAAAACAACTGAATGCCAAAATCAGATGGATGAGCAATCGGGGTTAACATCTAACCCGGTTCCCGGAAAGGTGACACATTCTGGACATACAGTAAACACTCCAAGAGAGAGACAGAGATAAAGAAAGCCGGAACGGCATTCAACGGTGCAGTTCCGGCAAGAAGTTTACTTGCAGGATTGAAAGATCCAAGACCTACAAGATATTAGTTGCAAATGAGACTCTACAGGAATCGTTTAATGAGTCGCAGATTGTGAGTATACATATTCCGTTCTTCACTGAAAATGCCTTCTCCATCGAGTTTGTCAATATGTACATTGCCCGAGCAGTGGATTATATATCCAGGCTCAGCCACCATTCCCACATGCGAAATTTTTCCATCGGCATGATCAAAGAAAGCCAAATCGCCCGGCAAGGCTTCCGAAACAAATGGCACAAGTTCTCCTTGTGTTGCCTGATGGCTGGCGTTACGAAGAATCTGGAGCCCATGCATACGCATTACCACTTGTGTCAATCCGGAACAGTCCATGCCCATTGCATTTTTACCACCCCACAGGTAAGGAGTGTTCAGAAAACGACGGGCCGTATCGAGCAATGATTCATTCTGCGGCAGAACATCGGCCGGATTCAACCGAAAGCGGTCGTTCTTCACACGAAAGGTTCCGTCTTCATGGTATTCCGGAAGCACACTTCCTCCAGTCAGCAATATTTTTTCACCAGTATTCTCGTTCACTGCCTGAGAAAAAAGGGTGGTCACCACCGGCTGAAGGGTTGGATCGTAAGCATCAAACTCTTCCTTGCTAACAGGAGTAAGCATTTTGGTGGTTACCCAGCCTACATAGCCTTCGGCTTTATTGATTATCTTACTCCAGCTTCCCCAGGATTCAGTCACGGTACAGCTCTCTCCGAAAAGGAGTTCTGTCATCATCTCCGAGCATTCATCATGATCCGCCCGTAGAGGGATGTTTGGCACAAAACAGATAGCGTATTCCATAGATCTTATATTTTATATAAGTTATCAGTTACTTAAAGAGTCTTTCAATATCTTCCTCTTTCAGCACCGACAAGATAGTTTTTCCATCGGGAGTAAAGTTGGGGGTTGCACAAGCAAAAAGTGAATCGACCAATCGGGTCATTTCATCACTATTTAATACTTGCCCGTAAACGATAGCAGCTGCTTTAGCAAGTGTCAGAGCAAGCGCATTGTGCACTTCATCTTTGACATCGCAGCCTTTTTCCATGGCTGTATGAACCATATTTCTGATAAGCTGAACTGGTGACAATCCTTCAATTCCTGTAGGGACACCATTTATGGCATAACTGCCTCCGCCCAAATCGCTCAGATCAAAGCCAATGGCAGACAAGTCTTCTGAGATCTCTTGCAAAACTACAGTTTCGGAGGGCGGAAGTTCCACGATTTCAGGAAAGAGCACTCCTTGAGTAACTCCCTGACGAGTCCTTATCTGTTGCAAATAGCGGTCAAACAGCACCCTGATATGTGCACGGTGTTGGTCAATTAGCATCAATCCGGATTTCACCGATGTCAAGATAAACCGGCCTTTAAACTGAAACTGAAGGGAGCTTTTCTCTGACACAGGCTCTTCATCATATAATGTTGCCTGTTCTGGTTCAGGCTCCTCTTCCTGGAAAGCCGGATATTCTATAACTTCCAGTTCATAATCGGGCTCAGCATAGTGAGATTTTTGTTCCAAACCACTGTACAACTTTTCCCAATCATTATCCGGACGAGAATAGGAGGACGAAGGTATTTTCTGAAATGGATTGAAGTTCGGATTGAAATTGAGCTTAGGCGGTTGAATGGGTGCCGCGCCATTATATGCCGGAATATCAGGCATACCTTCCATATCGAAATCGATAGAAGGCACCTCGTTAAACTTACCCAGCGACTCTTTCACTGCTGCTGCAAGTATTTGCCAGATAGGCACCTCATTTTCAAACTTGATTTCCGTTTTTGTCGGATGAATATTCACGTCAATATCACCAGGCTCTACATCAAAATAAAGAAAATAAGAAATTTGTTCACCTGCAGGAATCAGTTTTTCATAAGCTTCCATCACCGCTTTGTGAAAATACGGATGGCGCATATAACGTCCGTTAACAAAGAAATACTGGTGCGCTCCTTTCTTTCGGGATGAATCGGCCTTGGAAATATATCCCGATATCTTGATCAGACTAGTGTCCACATTCACATTAAGCAGTTGCTGATTTATCTTCTTTCCAAACACATTAATTATGCGTTGACGAAGAGATGAAACCGGCAGATTGAAAAGTTCTGCGTCATTACTGTGAAGAGTAAAAGCTATCTCTGGATGCACAAGCACTATACGTTCAAACTCAGTGAGAATATTGCTCAACTCAGTTTGGTTTGATTTCAGGAATTTACGGCGCACTGGCACATTAAAGAATAGATTCTTCACTGAGAAGTTACTACCCTTCGGGCAGGAAACTGTTTCTTGTCGCTCCACTTTTGAACCGGCTACCGAAATTATGGTTCCCAGCTCATCATCTTCCCTGCGGGTTTTAAGGTCTACCTGTGCCACTGCGGCAATTGAAGCCAGCGCTTCACCGCGGAACCCCATTGTGGTCAGAGCAAAAAGATCGGCTGCATCGCGAATTTTGGAAGTGGCATGACGCTCAAAGGAAATCCGAGCATCAGTTTCAGACATTCCCTTACCATCATCAATTACCTGAACACAGGTTCTTCCTGCGTCAGTAATCAGAATATGTATCTCTTTAGCACCGGCATCTATAGAATTCTCGACTAGTTCTTTCAGGACTGAAGCCGGACGTTGAATTACTTCACCGGCAGCAATCTGATTGGCTACTGAATCGGGTAACAAACGAATAATATCACTCATAATAAATAATCAGCTAGTTGCATTGAATTACTTTTTCAGCAATCCATGATTAGGCAAAGGTATCGATTTTCTTCCTTTATTCTTTAAAACCTGATCGGCTTTTTTGCCTCTCCATTCAAAAATGTCATCCTTATTTAACGGTCGGATAAAATCAAACCAGGCAAAATTTTCCAGCTTCATTTTCTCTGGCGGAATCATCAGCATGGGATAAAGAGTACCGTTAGAATTGGGGCTCATAACCATTTTATCCATCTTTTTTTCTTTCAGATAAATGGTAAGAAGACTGGTTTCTGAAACATTCATGCCAATCATTGTTGAATCCTTTTCTTCAGGATAATATACCAAACGAACATTCCCTATTACGTCAACCTTACGCATCTCACCTCCTACAAAGTAGGCTTTCATTTCCTTACCTGTAACCTGGTTATAGTGAATTGAGTCTTTCTCTTCAATGCTGAGTGCCTGGTTCACAATATGTGCCCAGTCAATTGTACTGTCGTTCATATAGACACGAATCTCTTCTCCCAGCAACTGTCTGTTTCCGTTCCAAAGAATCGGGTCTTTATACATAATCAAGCAAGAATCTTTTGTAGTAAAAAACAGCGAGTCGCACACTCCCTGTATATCTTTGCGGTAAAAACGTACTTTATTGTATCCTCTCACTTCGCGATACATGGAATCGGTCTTGATGTGAAAAGTATTCATTTTCAACGTATCGCCATGCAGAAACAAGCTGTCACCCTGCGAATAGTCAACAGCCAGTGCATGTTTGGTAGCCAAGGCATCCCCTTTCAGTTCGTTGTAAAAACAGTAGTCGCCTTTCAGAAAATTCTTGTTTACAGAGTCGGTTAGTATCACATTTTTAAATGCCTCTCCGTATCCTTTCTTTCGATCGTAATAGATACTGTCACCTATCAGTCTTTTGCCGTCTTCATTGTTCAGGATCGGGCGATCAATCAGCTGAGCCTGATCAGCTCGAGTGTTATAATATCCTTTGCTGGTAACAATATGGTTTTTTTCGCTGTCAATTTTTGAGGGTCCCACAATATGGGCAATTGATGTCGCAGTATTGTATTTCAGTGTATCTGTTTTAAGCGTAAAACGTGGGTTGACTAACTTCACATCGAAATTAAACACCGCATTCTTGGTTGATGGGCTGTACTCACCCCAGTCGGAGGTAAGCACATTTTCCTTATCCAGCAGTGTCCCACCTTCAAAATAATATGCTTTATCAAGTACCCGATCGTAATCCAAGCTATCTGTGAGCAAGGTGGTTTCTCTGTTTACCAGCTTCACATTCTCGCGCAGAATGGCCAGCTCTTTGTAGCCATCATATTTCAGATAATTACCATAAACAAAGAGAGTATCGCCCTGCTCCATATGTATATTACCGAATGCCTCAAAGGTATTTGTCTTTTCGTTAACATAGGCACTATCACAATACATATACATGCCTTTATGACGAATTTTCACGTTTCCCTGTAGCAAGGTAATATCTGGTCTGAGCATTGCATCACCTATAGTCTCATCAGCATTAAGAATGTAGACCATCTCTTTCTGGGTCTTTTTCTTTTTCTTATCGGCAGGCTTTGCTGCTATTAAACAAACGCCAAACAGGCACAGAACACTGATCAGTAGTGTTCTGTGCCTGCTTATTGAATATCTTTTCATATTATTCTTCAGCATATAATCTTTGTGCTATTTGCTTCATTACTTAATCCAACCCGGATATTTAAAGTTGCAGTTTTTCCAGTTATCATTGATACGGATATAGGTTGTTTTCTGTTTTTGTTTGATCCACTGATCCAGTTTCTCAGCTTTCATCTTTGCAAGCACCACATCTTTCAGAGTCTGATAATCATCTTTCATATTGGCTTTATGTCCGTCGATTCTGTTTTTCAACTTAACAATTGCGCAGACTTCTTTCCCTTTATCATTAATCATGGTAAAGGCTTTGGAAATTTCTCCTACGTTCAGTTTATCAACAGCCTTGGCAACTTCTTGAGGCAACTGATTCATTTCGAATCGTGCGCTTGTTGCTCCTGTATTCTGGTTGGTAAAGTTCATCAGACCATTATTATTACGTGTGTCTTTATCATGAGATAATGCAGAAGCAGCTTGATCGAAAGTAAACTTGTCCTTGCGAATATCGTTTGCTATTGAATCCAGACGATTGTTTGCAGTCTGAAGATCGGAAGCAGACACTTTCGGCTTCAGCAAAATATGACGGCAGTTAACCTGATTACCACGTTTTTCTATCAGCTGGATGATGTGATATCCATATTCGGTTTCTACAATCTTTGAAACTTTTTTGGGATCAGTAAGACTAAAAGCCACTGCAGCAAATTCAGGCATCAATGCACCTTTT
The Bacteroides sedimenti genome window above contains:
- a CDS encoding C40 family peptidase, with amino-acid sequence MEYAICFVPNIPLRADHDECSEMMTELLFGESCTVTESWGSWSKIINKAEGYVGWVTTKMLTPVSKEEFDAYDPTLQPVVTTLFSQAVNENTGEKILLTGGSVLPEYHEDGTFRVKNDRFRLNPADVLPQNESLLDTARRFLNTPYLWGGKNAMGMDCSGLTQVVMRMHGLQILRNASHQATQGELVPFVSEALPGDLAFFDHADGKISHVGMVAEPGYIIHCSGNVHIDKLDGEGIFSEERNMYTHNLRLIKRFL
- the trpS gene encoding tryptophan--tRNA ligase, translating into METVVSGIRPTGNLHLGNYFGAVKSFLQMQNEYNCYFFIADWHSLTTHPKPEDIVKSARTILAEYLACGIDPDKATIYIQSDVKEVLELYLYLNMNAYLGELERTTSFKEKARKQPDNVNAGLLTYPTLMAADILIHKAVKVPVGKDQEQNMEMARKFARRFNTIYGTELFPEPASYSLSDKAIKVPGLDGSGKMGKSEGNCIYLMDDAETIRKKVMKAVTDAGPTVPNSEKPEVIQNLFTFMDIVSTKDTYNFFNEKYNDCSIRYGDMKKQLAADVIAYTEPIRERIMEYSSNTELLAKIAKQGAEKAQESAARTLKEIREVIGFREI
- a CDS encoding YaaA family protein, which encodes MQILISPAKTINTRLSRQAPYGTKPWFADEAARIALYMASYSIDRLEGLLKISPKLAIETYKRIEVFHADETPARPALLAYTGMVFQHIAPSDFTDSDFFYAQKHLRIASPFYGMLRPLDRIKAYRMEYDVKLPELGGVTMSDFWRSRLATPFIEEIRASGGVLVNLASMDVQPSFDWKRMEKEITVVTPEFKMWRNGKLETVTIYAKMARGEMTRFILKNRIEKSEDLKGFSWEGFSFNAELSNEKRPVFTN
- a CDS encoding OstA-like protein; translated protein: MLKNNMKRYSISRHRTLLISVLCLFGVCLIAAKPADKKKKKTQKEMVYILNADETIGDAMLRPDITLLQGNVKIRHKGMYMYCDSAYVNEKTNTFEAFGNIHMEQGDTLFVYGNYLKYDGYKELAILRENVKLVNRETTLLTDSLDYDRVLDKAYYFEGGTLLDKENVLTSDWGEYSPSTKNAVFNFDVKLVNPRFTLKTDTLKYNTATSIAHIVGPSKIDSEKNHIVTSKGYYNTRADQAQLIDRPILNNEDGKRLIGDSIYYDRKKGYGEAFKNVILTDSVNKNFLKGDYCFYNELKGDALATKHALAVDYSQGDSLFLHGDTLKMNTFHIKTDSMYREVRGYNKVRFYRKDIQGVCDSLFFTTKDSCLIMYKDPILWNGNRQLLGEEIRVYMNDSTIDWAHIVNQALSIEEKDSIHYNQVTGKEMKAYFVGGEMRKVDVIGNVRLVYYPEEKDSTMIGMNVSETSLLTIYLKEKKMDKMVMSPNSNGTLYPMLMIPPEKMKLENFAWFDFIRPLNKDDIFEWRGKKADQVLKNKGRKSIPLPNHGLLKK
- a CDS encoding sugar O-acetyltransferase — translated: MATEKEKMRNGELANTSDPELMAELSKAKVLIAKLNTLYLGSPDLRVTLDELLPNSHSTAMVCPPFYCDYGYNIELGENVFINFNCVILDGAPVKIGHHTLIGPSVQIYTPQHPMNYLDRRQPVESAHPVTIGDDCWIGGGAIICPGVTIGNRCIIGAGSVVTKDLPDDSLAVGNPAIVKRKLNGD
- the mutL gene encoding DNA mismatch repair endonuclease MutL, with the protein product MSDIIRLLPDSVANQIAAGEVIQRPASVLKELVENSIDAGAKEIHILITDAGRTCVQVIDDGKGMSETDARISFERHATSKIRDAADLFALTTMGFRGEALASIAAVAQVDLKTRREDDELGTIISVAGSKVERQETVSCPKGSNFSVKNLFFNVPVRRKFLKSNQTELSNILTEFERIVLVHPEIAFTLHSNDAELFNLPVSSLRQRIINVFGKKINQQLLNVNVDTSLIKISGYISKADSSRKKGAHQYFFVNGRYMRHPYFHKAVMEAYEKLIPAGEQISYFLYFDVEPGDIDVNIHPTKTEIKFENEVPIWQILAAAVKESLGKFNEVPSIDFDMEGMPDIPAYNGAAPIQPPKLNFNPNFNPFQKIPSSSYSRPDNDWEKLYSGLEQKSHYAEPDYELEVIEYPAFQEEEPEPEQATLYDEEPVSEKSSLQFQFKGRFILTSVKSGLMLIDQHRAHIRVLFDRYLQQIRTRQGVTQGVLFPEIVELPPSETVVLQEISEDLSAIGFDLSDLGGGSYAINGVPTGIEGLSPVQLIRNMVHTAMEKGCDVKDEVHNALALTLAKAAAIVYGQVLNSDEMTRLVDSLFACATPNFTPDGKTILSVLKEEDIERLFK